One window from the genome of Streptococcus halotolerans encodes:
- a CDS encoding metal-dependent transcriptional regulator — translation MTPNKEDYLKRIYELSEHNAKITNKEIAAQMDVSPPAVSEMIKKMIHENWITRDKQKGYLVTEKGMVLISSLYRKHRLIELFLIKDLGYSEKEVHEEAEILEHSVSDKFIDRLEKILDFPETCPHGGSIPRKNECLNETYTNCLTDVTELGCYSLKRYHDHADLLNYLEEHNFHLLDSFELIEIDDYTKTMTIISEKWSLTLPQIVCQELFVEKHLDSAKPN, via the coding sequence ATGACTCCAAATAAAGAAGATTACCTCAAACGCATTTATGAATTGAGTGAGCACAACGCTAAGATTACCAACAAAGAAATTGCCGCACAGATGGACGTTTCGCCGCCTGCTGTATCTGAAATGATCAAAAAAATGATCCATGAAAACTGGATCACAAGGGACAAACAAAAAGGATATCTCGTTACTGAAAAAGGAATGGTTCTGATTTCTAGTCTCTATCGAAAGCATCGCTTAATCGAGTTATTTTTAATCAAAGATTTAGGCTACTCTGAAAAAGAAGTACATGAAGAAGCTGAAATTTTAGAACACAGCGTTTCTGATAAGTTTATCGATCGTTTAGAGAAAATTCTTGATTTTCCTGAGACTTGCCCGCATGGAGGGAGTATTCCTCGAAAAAATGAATGTCTCAATGAAACCTATACTAACTGCTTAACAGATGTCACAGAACTTGGCTGCTATAGTTTAAAACGTTATCATGATCATGCTGACTTATTAAATTACTTAGAAGAACATAACTTTCACTTATTAGATTCATTCGAACTGATTGAAATTGATGATTACACCAAAACGATGACCATCATATCTGAAAAATGGTCCTTAACACTTCCCCAAATCGTTTGTCAGGAACTTTTTGTCGAGAAGCATCTCGATTCAGCAAAACCCAACTAA